In Erpetoichthys calabaricus chromosome 2, fErpCal1.3, whole genome shotgun sequence, a genomic segment contains:
- the LOC114646788 gene encoding uncharacterized protein LOC114646788 → MEVDTDVTAQVQHFLVGKEERFTALEIAKGIGLSTAKEVNPVLYKLEKRGELVRMNEKGRPLWCLSSQYLESPEIKLQEQAVMSIDEPFLKLSNNDNAEAVQILALFENLKQGEKLDSCTIASRLTLERKTVNKHLYQLQREGRVRQCEGSRWAQVSGTTQQDAAVELKAESLKQEDISMTEENILLSAHQACEEQSSSSSLHQNCESDRALIERGTNLSEERKELQKKMKEESAGSLESIQQILENLNTGESVPASYIRKELNLPMKDVNRHLYQLLKENKVGKDGTLPPRWFLLRNKEPGYTGD, encoded by the coding sequence ATGGAAGTAGACACCGATGTCACTGCTCAAGTGCAACATTTTCTGGTGGGCAAAGAGGAACGATTTACTGCCTTAGAAATAGCAAAAGGTATTGGTCTTAGCACAGCCAAAGAAGTGAACCCAGTACTCTACAAACTAGAGAAACGAGGTGAGCTTGTGCGAATGAATGAAAAAGGACGTCCTCTGTGGTGTCTTTCTAGTCAATATCTGGAAAGTCCAGAAATCAAGCTACAAGAGCAAGCAGTTATGTCTATTGATGAACCTTTTCTAAAGCTTTCTAACAATGATAATGCTGAAGCTGTGCAAATCCTAGCATTATTTGAAAATCTGAAGCAAGGAGAAAAGCTGGACTCTTGCACAATAGCCAGCAGACTAACACTTGAGAGAAAAACGGTCAACAAGCACTTGTACCAACTACAGAGAGAGGGAAGAGTGAGACAATGTGAAGGGAGTAGGTGGGCCCAAGTTTCAGGGACAACGCAGCAAGATGCTGCAGTGGAACTTAAAGCAGAATCCCTCAAACAAGAAGACATATCCATGACAGAAGAGAACATACTCCTCAGTGCCCATCAGGCATGTGAGGAACAGTCATCTTCAAGCAGTCTTCACCAAAACTGTGAATCTGACAGAGCCCTGATTGAAAGAGGTACAAATTTAAGTGAAGAGCGTAAAGAATTGCAGAAGAAGATGAAAGAAGAAAGTGCTGGAAGTCTTGAAAGCATCCAGCAAATTTTAGAAAATCTGAACACTGGAGAATCTGTGCCAGCGTCCTACATAAGGAAAGAACTAAACCTTCCCATGAAAGATGTAAATCGGCATCTTTACCAGCtattgaaagaaaataaagtggGAAAAGATGGAACATTACCACCGCGATGGTTCCTGTTACGAAACAAGGAGCCAGGTTACACCGGAGACTAA